The region TGGGGATGCAGCCACACCCCCAGACCCGAAAAACGCGGGTAACACCCGCACCAACGCGAGGAAACAATGACAGACATTCTTGATAAAACCAAGCTCGACATCGGCCGGGTTCGGGATGATGTCAATCGGATCATCCAGGTTCGCGGCCTGAAACAAGCGGCTGTGGCGCGGGAATCGGGTGTCAGTGGCGCGGCCTTGTCGCGCTTCCTCGCCGATCGCTACGACGGCGACAACGAAGCCATAGCCGCCAAGCTGGTGGGCTGGTCGGAAGCCCTGGCCCATCGCGATAGCCTATCCCCCTTGCTCCAGAAGCACGAGTTCATCAACACCAGTGCCGCCCTCAAGATTGGCACGGGCCTCAATCACGCCCAGATCACGGCCGACCTCGTCGCGGTTGTCGGTGCCCCGGGCGTGGGCAAGACGGCCACTCTCGAACAGTTCCGCCTGAGTAGCCCCAACGTCTGGTTAGCAACCATGTCTCCCGACACGTCAAGCAAGGTGCCGATGTTGGAAGAACTGGGGTACGCGATGGGCCTGAATGTCACAGGGGGGGCCGCGTCGATGCGGCGCCAGATTGCCGCCCGGATCAGAAATACGGGGGGACTCATTATTATAGATGAGGCCCAGCACTTGGACGCCAAGGCCATAGAGACACTGCGGATCATTCACGACACAACCAAAATCGGCATGATCCTATGCGGCAACCCCAAATTGATGACGACGATTTCCCAGTTGCCCCAGGTCTATAGCCGCTTGGGTCGCAGGGTCACTCTTGGCAAGCCCTCCCGCCCCGATGTTTCGGCCCTGGCTAGCGGGTTCGGCATCACCGGCCGCGAGGAAGCGGATCTCCTTTATAGCCTTTCGCAATATCCGGGTGGTTTGCGTTGCGTGGTCAAGGTCATCCGCCTTGCTCTTTTAACCGCCCTTGGCACAGACACGCCCGCCAGCATGAAGCGCCTTGCCGCCGCATGGTCCGAACTCGCCTTGGAGGAAATGGAATGAGCAATACCCCGCATCCGTGTGAAGCCCTCGACGACATCAAAAGCGTTGCCTCGTTCGTCGCCCTCACCATGACCTTTGACGAGATCGAAACGGGCATGACTCCGGAAGACCGGCGGGGATTGTATAAAATTCTCTCTTGGATGCGGGATTGCATCGCGGACACTGAAGAGAACGTCCGCCATCGCATGACGACCATGGAGGTTGATACCCTTAAAAGGGTTGGACTTCCCCTTGAAGCTCTTGCGGATGAGAGGATGAAAAAGACCTGGAGGGATGGGTTTTCGCATGGCGTCAAATACTCCGGTACGGAGTAGGTGACATGCCTCTCGTTATAAGCAAACATCGGATGACCGAGCGTAGAACCCATATTTATTTCTTCGACAACTTCAAAAATAGATTTAGCAATCTCCAGAACATTACCACCAGAGACACCTTCCGATGGATCGCACCGCAAAAATTCATAAATCCCCGTTCTTTGAACTTCGGGAAGCTTCTCTCTTAATGACAGGGGAATTCGCCTCATGAGAGAATTTGCGATATCAATGACACGATGATCCCACTGCATTCTGACCGGACCAAAATAGTCATACATGATAAAGATGGCATCATCCGTCATTGACTTGAGAAAATTTATAAGAAGCTCCTCAACATTCTTGATATGATGGAGAGTTGCTTTAGCAAAAATAAGATCATATTTCTCTTCAATAGCAATAAAATCTGAATTCAAGTCAATTCTATGATAAGAAAATGGAAGACTCTCCTTTTCTGCCCTTTCTGTTGCCGCCTTAATTCCATAAGTTGAAATGTCTACACCCGTGAGTTTTTTAAACGCTCTATCTTCATAAGCCTTCCGATCGAAATCTCCGGAACCACATCCGATTGACAACGCATTGTTAGCCCCCTTTCCATCAAAATATTTTTCAGAAATATATCTAAATATTCCTTTCCCTTGAGTTTTTTTATGAACAACCTGCGCTAAAAGATCCCAGTTCCAGTATCCCTCTATCTGGGTTTCCTGAATATTTGACCAAAATTGATCAGTCTGGTCCAGTGCGCTCATGACAAACTCCCTTTCGGCTTTTTCCCTATGATGACCTTCATGTTCGATGGAATAACTTTATATTTAATAAGATGAAGCTCCATAACCTGCAAAAGAAGGGCTATAGAAATAAATTTTTCATCAGAAAAATTATAATTTTCAAGAGCAAAAACAAGAAGAGAAGGAGTTATTGTTCCACCAAGATCTATTACTGTTATACTATCAAAGAAATGAGATATTGTACTTTCTATGATTTCGCTTGTTTTGTTTTCAAAATCAAAAAAACTTTCTATTCTTTCCACACAACCTTCAACCACACCCTCCCCCTGTTCGCCTGACAAGAGGGGCATGGTTTTTGCGATTCTTTTGGCGATCGCGTGAGTCTTGAAGTCCATATCGCCGTAGCGAGACCCGCAGTACCCCACATAAACAAAAACGCCCCGGTCTTGATCGAGCAGTCGAGAGGCGGCTCGCACGACAGCATCCAGATCCTGGATCGCCCCCAGGGAGAGAAAATTGTAAACGAGCTGAACGCTCCCCGGTTCCAAGGTTCCCATGATGGCGTCCAGGGGAGACGAACAGTGGTAGTCCACCGGGAGAGCGTCCCGTGTCTGCGCCGTGGCAAGGAGATCTGGTCTGTCATCGATGCCGATTGCATGATCAAAGACGCCAGCCTGGTGCATCAGGACGTCATGAAAGCCGTCGCCACACATCAAGGAGAGAGCTAAAGGAACTGGTGAACCTTCAAGGCAGAAATTTTTGACAAACACCCCCCAGTCCTGCGCTCCGAGCTGTTCACGGATGTGATGAAAAGCGAGGGGATGCCTAAAAAAATCACCCATTTTCATTGCGGACACACCTTTTGTTCTTGACCTCTCTCCTGGTCGGTCAGACGTTTTTCGGCCAAAGGAAGATGGTACAGATCTGGGTCGCCT is a window of Pararhodospirillum photometricum DSM 122 DNA encoding:
- a CDS encoding AAA family ATPase, with amino-acid sequence MTDILDKTKLDIGRVRDDVNRIIQVRGLKQAAVARESGVSGAALSRFLADRYDGDNEAIAAKLVGWSEALAHRDSLSPLLQKHEFINTSAALKIGTGLNHAQITADLVAVVGAPGVGKTATLEQFRLSSPNVWLATMSPDTSSKVPMLEELGYAMGLNVTGGAASMRRQIAARIRNTGGLIIIDEAQHLDAKAIETLRIIHDTTKIGMILCGNPKLMTTISQLPQVYSRLGRRVTLGKPSRPDVSALASGFGITGREEADLLYSLSQYPGGLRCVVKVIRLALLTALGTDTPASMKRLAAAWSELALEEME
- a CDS encoding class I SAM-dependent methyltransferase, with protein sequence MSALDQTDQFWSNIQETQIEGYWNWDLLAQVVHKKTQGKGIFRYISEKYFDGKGANNALSIGCGSGDFDRKAYEDRAFKKLTGVDISTYGIKAATERAEKESLPFSYHRIDLNSDFIAIEEKYDLIFAKATLHHIKNVEELLINFLKSMTDDAIFIMYDYFGPVRMQWDHRVIDIANSLMRRIPLSLREKLPEVQRTGIYEFLRCDPSEGVSGGNVLEIAKSIFEVVEEINMGSTLGHPMFAYNERHVTYSVPEYLTPCENPSLQVFFILSSARASRGSPTLLRVSTSMVVMRWRTFSSVSAMQSRIQERILYNPRRSSGVMPVSISSKVMVRATNEATLLMSSRASHGCGVLLIPFPPRRVRTMRRQGASCWRACLCQGRLKEQGG
- a CDS encoding class I SAM-dependent methyltransferase → MKMGDFFRHPLAFHHIREQLGAQDWGVFVKNFCLEGSPVPLALSLMCGDGFHDVLMHQAGVFDHAIGIDDRPDLLATAQTRDALPVDYHCSSPLDAIMGTLEPGSVQLVYNFLSLGAIQDLDAVVRAASRLLDQDRGVFVYVGYCGSRYGDMDFKTHAIAKRIAKTMPLLSGEQGEGVVEGCVERIESFFDFENKTSEIIESTISHFFDSITVIDLGGTITPSLLVFALENYNFSDEKFISIALLLQVMELHLIKYKVIPSNMKVIIGKKPKGSLS